From a single Planctomicrobium piriforme genomic region:
- a CDS encoding MPN domain-containing protein: MRRRPYRRPRRKRPLRRPALRFSPPAWAKLLFLRDLGPTEVGAFGISRPDGLLLVHELALIQQSCTSTFVSFEDAAVAAFFDAQVDQGRRPEEFGRIWIHTHPGSSPQPSRVDRETFQRAFGHCDWAVMCILARSGDCFAELSWRCGGPARWPLAVEVDYGCPFPAAEPRLWEEEYAAAVAAEAAWTDFSAWPTRRWQSQGAEYDRWAADTMVAAAEQGRAGPLEQEPGR; encoded by the coding sequence TTGAGACGGCGGCCATATCGCCGTCCCCGCCGGAAACGGCCTCTCCGACGTCCGGCGCTGCGGTTCAGCCCCCCCGCCTGGGCCAAGCTGCTGTTCCTGCGTGACCTGGGCCCCACGGAAGTCGGGGCGTTCGGGATCAGCCGCCCCGACGGCCTGCTCCTGGTCCACGAGCTGGCGCTCATCCAGCAGTCCTGTACGTCCACGTTCGTGTCGTTTGAGGATGCGGCGGTCGCGGCGTTCTTTGATGCGCAGGTCGACCAGGGACGACGGCCGGAGGAATTCGGGCGGATCTGGATCCACACGCATCCCGGCAGCAGCCCCCAGCCCAGCCGGGTGGACCGGGAGACCTTTCAGCGGGCGTTTGGTCACTGCGACTGGGCGGTGATGTGCATCCTCGCACGCAGCGGCGATTGTTTTGCGGAACTGTCCTGGCGGTGCGGCGGCCCCGCACGCTGGCCGCTCGCGGTCGAGGTGGATTACGGGTGCCCGTTTCCCGCTGCCGAGCCACGGCTGTGGGAAGAGGAATATGCGGCTGCGGTGGCCGCCGAGGCGGCCTGGACCGACTTTTCAGCGTGGCCGACCCGCCGCTGGCAGTCGCAGGGAGCGGAGTACGACCGCTGGGCCGCGGACACAATGGTGGCCGCCGCCGAGCAGGGGCGGGCGGGACCGCTGGAACAGGAGCCTGGCCGATGA
- a CDS encoding ThiF family adenylyltransferase: MNSVSDRFERQADLVPAARLAEELVTVIGVGAVGRQAALQLAAIGVRRLQLIDFDTVEATNVTTQGYLCEDVGALKVDATAAQLWRVDPQLEVQSLADRYRPAQDIGAVVFCCVDAIGSREAIWRAVSRRSQFWCDGRLRGEVLRVLTAADPASRGHYPTTLFPQSQAQPGACTSRSTIYTAGIAAGYMVHQFTRWLRGLPVTPEVLLNLLADELIVPDVPSGNLSAEHKFR, from the coding sequence ATGAACAGCGTGAGCGACCGGTTTGAGAGGCAAGCGGATCTGGTTCCGGCAGCGCGGCTGGCGGAGGAGTTGGTGACGGTGATTGGAGTCGGCGCCGTCGGCCGCCAAGCGGCGTTGCAGCTGGCGGCCATCGGCGTCCGGCGACTGCAGCTGATCGACTTTGATACGGTGGAAGCCACGAATGTCACCACCCAGGGTTACCTGTGCGAAGACGTGGGCGCGCTCAAGGTGGATGCCACGGCCGCTCAGCTGTGGCGCGTGGACCCCCAGCTCGAAGTCCAGTCGCTGGCTGACCGCTATCGACCGGCCCAGGACATCGGGGCGGTGGTGTTCTGCTGCGTGGACGCGATCGGCAGCCGCGAGGCGATCTGGCGTGCGGTGAGTCGTCGCAGCCAGTTCTGGTGCGACGGACGGCTGCGGGGGGAGGTGCTGCGGGTGTTGACCGCGGCGGATCCCGCGTCGCGGGGGCATTATCCGACGACGCTGTTCCCGCAGTCGCAGGCCCAGCCGGGCGCGTGTACCTCGCGCAGCACAATTTATACGGCGGGGATCGCCGCGGGGTACATGGTGCATCAGTTCACGCGCTGGCTCCGTGGTCTGCCGGTGACGCCGGAAGTGCTGCTGAACCTGCTGGCGGATGAACTGATCGTGCCGGATGTCCCCTCAGGGAACTTGTCGGCCGAGCATAAGTTCCGGTAG
- a CDS encoding molybdopterin converting factor: protein MQILFINNDGAGFADQIDVADGTTISDLFRQRLPHGRPQDYLIRVNRQPTTADAVLQPADRVSVTPTKIEGARPRQHN, encoded by the coding sequence ATGCAGATTCTCTTTATCAACAACGATGGCGCCGGGTTCGCCGACCAGATCGATGTGGCCGACGGCACTACGATCTCGGATCTGTTTCGTCAACGCCTGCCGCATGGCCGACCGCAGGATTACTTGATTCGGGTCAACCGCCAACCGACCACGGCGGACGCCGTCCTGCAGCCTGCAGATCGGGTCTCGGTCACCCCCACCAAAATCGAAGGGGCAAGGCCCCGTCAACACAACTAA
- a CDS encoding mechanosensitive ion channel domain-containing protein: protein MDSVALPQTAAPAPPAAGDSAGASTTTQPAPLPPPKSVNVIPEAQDDEIAQRLIRILDATEWFRSGEVKVQQGVVTLDGETSDAKYQAWASNLAQNTEDVVAVVNRIRITQRRLWDLSPAWNQMRDLSRQAIQGLPLFVVSLAVLLLTFVATRWADFWGRRIISRRVPNPILQQVGGRVVAIPVALIGIYLALRICGLTQLALTVAGGTGLAGLIVGIAFRDIAENFLASLLISMERPFQLGDLIEVNNMAGITVQGLVQSVTTRGTVLLTMDGNHLQIPNALIYKNVVNNLTTNPKIRLNFPLPLSQEVPLESAQEAVLEVLQRHPAVLQDPEPLVLVEELAVSGATLRVYCWIDSRQNSSLKTRSALLRLAKAALRKAHVSGPPVIAAHSSAPRALSAAPEPAMTSTAGAPGGVGRPHAQQTGAEGGLANETADIEKQAKAARNADDRVNLLSDDDRSSNRC from the coding sequence ATGGATTCTGTCGCGCTGCCCCAAACGGCGGCGCCCGCGCCTCCTGCTGCGGGCGATTCGGCCGGCGCCAGCACGACAACGCAGCCCGCCCCATTGCCGCCGCCAAAATCTGTCAATGTCATCCCTGAGGCGCAGGATGATGAGATTGCGCAGCGTCTAATTCGAATTCTCGATGCGACTGAATGGTTCCGGTCTGGCGAGGTAAAGGTCCAGCAGGGAGTGGTCACACTCGATGGTGAAACGAGCGATGCCAAATATCAGGCATGGGCCAGCAATCTGGCGCAAAATACGGAGGACGTCGTCGCCGTCGTCAACCGCATTCGCATCACTCAGCGTCGACTTTGGGATCTGAGCCCAGCCTGGAATCAGATGCGCGACCTCAGTCGCCAAGCCATCCAAGGACTCCCGCTGTTTGTCGTCTCCTTGGCCGTATTGTTGCTGACGTTTGTCGCGACCAGATGGGCGGACTTCTGGGGCCGGCGGATCATTTCCCGCCGCGTTCCGAATCCCATCTTGCAACAAGTCGGCGGTCGAGTCGTTGCAATTCCGGTCGCGCTGATTGGGATCTACCTGGCTCTCCGCATCTGCGGTCTCACGCAGCTCGCCTTGACCGTGGCCGGAGGCACTGGGCTGGCGGGCCTGATCGTGGGGATTGCGTTTCGCGATATCGCTGAGAACTTTCTCGCCAGTCTCCTCATTAGCATGGAGCGGCCCTTTCAACTCGGTGATCTGATCGAAGTCAATAACATGGCGGGCATCACCGTGCAGGGGCTCGTGCAAAGCGTGACGACGCGGGGCACTGTCCTCCTGACCATGGACGGGAATCACCTCCAGATCCCCAATGCGCTGATTTATAAAAACGTCGTCAATAATCTCACGACGAATCCGAAGATCCGCTTGAATTTCCCTCTCCCGCTCTCGCAGGAGGTTCCGCTGGAGTCGGCGCAGGAGGCGGTGCTAGAGGTGCTGCAGCGTCACCCTGCCGTTTTGCAGGATCCTGAACCACTGGTGCTGGTGGAAGAGTTGGCCGTAAGTGGCGCGACGCTGCGAGTTTACTGTTGGATTGACAGCCGGCAAAACAGCAGCCTCAAGACCCGTTCGGCGCTCCTGCGGCTCGCAAAGGCGGCGCTTCGCAAGGCCCATGTCAGCGGTCCCCCCGTGATTGCGGCTCATTCCTCCGCGCCCCGAGCCCTCTCAGCCGCACCGGAACCAGCGATGACATCTACTGCGGGAGCACCGGGCGGCGTTGGGCGGCCTCATGCACAGCAGACCGGCGCTGAGGGAGGGCTGGCGAATGAAACCGCGGACATCGAAAAGCAGGCCAAGGCCGCTCGGAATGCCGATGACCGCGTGAATCTGCTTAGCGACGACGATCGCTCATCGAACCGCTGTTGA
- a CDS encoding PAS domain-containing protein: MTADGHYSQPQLFQLLAENVKDYAIFVITQDRRVQTWTMGAERLLGYTADEIIGHSADILFTPEDLLNNEPVREVEGALTTGRGEDDRWHVRKDGTRFWSSGVLTPLRSEDHALLGFAKIMRDQSNWKRADEARREGEARLLALADNLPQGAIYRATFNPESRSRRIEFLSAGSAQLLGLTPEEARAQGDVFDQLVHVDDLHRVQHAEQAVLAGQHHFDLEFRIRHRSGAVRWVHCRAAPHRWVGGELVWDGVMLDVTDRKSAEAALREQEDWLKLALEAGKMGTWKWELNTGQFHWSEEMQRLHGQVPADSAGICELDQQNIHPADRTRVASALQNAVTTGTYKIEYRVVWPEGGTHWIEARGRVFRDTEERPRHLIGVGHDVTDRKRVEADLRFLAEASEALSQLTDYQDTLDRVAALAVPHFADWCAVFVANDAGNLDLQALAHIDSGRLKHARELQARWPQRQESPRGISHVYRTGDTILVSEVTDEHLRECAPEEEYFQQLKKLGIRSYMCVPLTVREMVRGVLVFAAAQSGRNYSTADLNLAEDLGRRSAIASENARLYSASRAEAQRKDEFLAMLAHELRNPLVPIRSGLDLLQLSDIEHEIVEMMQEQTDHLVRLVDDLLDVSRIMRGKVELRREMVDLAAVVRRAADVIRPQILQLSQSLSISLPAAPAWIDADPVRMAQVVGNLLNNASKYTPPNGTIWISLEALDRSILLCVKDSGIGIPPELIPHLFDLFMQDERSIDRSQGGLGIGLTVVKNLVELHGGRVQARSAGIGQGSEFTVHLPRGAAPANFEPAAPAVQPTTQLNILIVDDNVSAAVLLARLLGKLGNHQVELAYDGMRALEVLQGQTPDLILLDIGLPLLDGYEVVRRLRRIPQFERVRVVALTGYGSEADRRQALEAGFDEHLVKPPSVAALRRLLESMTGDHPKAV, translated from the coding sequence ATGACTGCCGATGGTCACTACAGTCAACCTCAACTGTTTCAGCTTCTCGCAGAGAATGTGAAGGATTATGCGATCTTTGTGATCACGCAGGATCGCCGCGTGCAAACCTGGACAATGGGAGCAGAGCGGTTACTGGGATATACGGCCGATGAAATCATTGGCCACTCGGCGGACATTTTGTTTACGCCCGAGGATTTACTGAACAATGAGCCCGTCCGGGAAGTGGAAGGGGCATTGACCACAGGCCGCGGGGAAGATGACCGCTGGCATGTGCGGAAAGACGGCACGCGATTCTGGTCGAGCGGCGTCCTGACGCCGCTACGGAGCGAAGACCATGCGCTGCTGGGTTTCGCCAAAATTATGCGGGATCAATCCAACTGGAAACGCGCTGACGAAGCGCGGCGCGAAGGGGAGGCCCGCTTATTGGCGCTGGCGGATAACTTGCCGCAGGGCGCGATCTACCGCGCCACATTCAATCCCGAGAGCCGAAGCCGGCGGATTGAATTCCTGAGCGCGGGCAGCGCACAGCTGTTGGGGCTCACGCCGGAAGAGGCCCGCGCGCAGGGAGACGTGTTCGACCAACTGGTTCACGTGGATGATTTGCACCGCGTGCAACACGCCGAGCAAGCGGTGCTGGCCGGACAGCATCACTTCGACTTGGAATTTCGCATCCGTCACCGTTCCGGCGCGGTGCGGTGGGTGCATTGCCGGGCAGCGCCCCATCGCTGGGTTGGCGGCGAACTCGTGTGGGACGGAGTGATGCTTGATGTCACCGATCGGAAATCGGCCGAAGCGGCGCTGCGGGAACAAGAGGACTGGCTGAAGCTGGCCTTAGAAGCAGGCAAAATGGGAACCTGGAAATGGGAGCTCAACACCGGCCAATTTCACTGGTCGGAGGAGATGCAGCGTCTCCACGGGCAAGTGCCGGCCGACTCCGCGGGCATTTGCGAACTGGACCAGCAGAATATTCATCCCGCTGATCGCACGCGGGTCGCCTCAGCCCTTCAGAACGCGGTGACCACCGGCACATACAAAATTGAATATCGGGTTGTCTGGCCCGAGGGAGGGACGCACTGGATTGAAGCCCGGGGCCGCGTCTTTCGGGACACCGAGGAGCGGCCGCGGCACCTCATTGGCGTTGGCCATGATGTGACAGATCGCAAGCGCGTCGAGGCGGATCTGCGATTCCTCGCGGAAGCAAGCGAGGCGTTATCGCAGCTCACAGACTATCAGGACACACTTGACCGAGTCGCCGCTCTTGCCGTCCCGCACTTCGCCGATTGGTGCGCGGTGTTTGTTGCGAATGACGCGGGAAATCTCGATCTCCAGGCACTCGCCCATATCGACTCCGGACGACTCAAGCATGCCCGCGAGCTGCAGGCCCGCTGGCCGCAAAGGCAAGAGTCGCCCCGCGGCATTTCTCATGTGTATCGGACCGGGGATACGATTTTGGTGTCGGAGGTCACCGACGAGCACCTGCGGGAATGTGCCCCTGAGGAGGAATATTTTCAGCAACTGAAAAAACTCGGCATCCGATCTTACATGTGTGTTCCCCTCACCGTCCGTGAGATGGTCCGGGGCGTCCTGGTTTTTGCCGCCGCCCAATCCGGACGGAACTACTCTACCGCGGACCTCAATCTGGCCGAAGATCTCGGGCGACGCTCGGCAATTGCCAGCGAGAACGCTCGACTGTACTCGGCCAGTCGGGCCGAAGCTCAAAGAAAAGATGAGTTCCTGGCGATGCTTGCCCACGAACTACGCAATCCGCTAGTGCCAATTCGCAGCGGCCTAGACTTGCTGCAACTCAGCGACATCGAGCATGAGATCGTCGAAATGATGCAGGAGCAAACCGACCATCTGGTACGACTGGTCGATGACTTGCTCGACGTCTCGCGAATCATGCGGGGCAAAGTCGAATTAAGAAGGGAAATGGTGGATCTGGCGGCAGTTGTCCGCCGCGCGGCGGACGTGATCAGGCCGCAGATCCTGCAATTGAGCCAGTCGCTGTCCATCAGTTTGCCGGCTGCACCCGCATGGATTGACGCAGATCCCGTCCGAATGGCCCAAGTCGTGGGCAATCTCCTCAACAATGCATCGAAGTACACGCCGCCAAATGGCACGATCTGGATCTCTCTGGAGGCTCTCGATCGCTCGATCCTGCTCTGTGTCAAAGACTCGGGGATCGGTATCCCGCCGGAACTGATACCCCACTTATTTGATCTGTTCATGCAGGACGAGCGCAGCATCGATCGTTCCCAGGGAGGCTTGGGAATCGGTCTCACGGTCGTCAAGAATCTTGTTGAATTGCACGGCGGCAGGGTCCAGGCCCGCAGCGCGGGGATCGGACAGGGCAGCGAGTTCACGGTCCACCTGCCGCGGGGCGCGGCCCCCGCCAATTTCGAACCGGCGGCTCCTGCGGTGCAGCCCACCACTCAACTGAACATCCTGATTGTGGATGACAACGTCAGCGCCGCCGTGCTGCTCGCGCGCCTCTTGGGAAAGCTGGGGAACCATCAGGTGGAACTTGCATACGACGGGATGCGGGCGCTCGAAGTTCTACAGGGACAGACGCCGGACCTCATCTTACTTGACATTGGCCTTCCGCTGCTGGACGGCTATGAAGTGGTTCGCCGTCTTCGTCGCATTCCCCAATTCGAGCGAGTACGCGTCGTCGCACTGACTGGCTATGGATCTGAAGCAGACAGGCGCCAGGCGCTTGAGGCGGGCTTTGATGAGCATCTGGTCAAACCGCCGTCGGTCGCCGCGCTGCGAAGGCTGCTCGAGAGCATGACCGGCGATCACCCGAAGGCGGTTTAG
- a CDS encoding PAS domain S-box protein → MILESMGEAAFVTCPDGEIRFMNHAAELLSGWNSGESLGRSAPEVFLLRASGPGTAPLNTLQWEELSQLGAKGECEARLSRRDGCELPVRFSSRELFDEKGNAKGFLFLSRDITPLKQVEATVSESRERLVAALRAARMCAWDWDPQSDEIHVSGTAEEVFGLPPGMSLERGSSGLKLIHPEDAERHREAVQNAAAQCASWHTQFRVIRPRDGEVSWLEERAVARRDPATGLVLITGLVWEITERKRADVERARLAETLGLAVDAADLGTWEWDPATDLMNLSTRAAQMYGVEERSQHTRSALRERLHPDDRDRARAAALHAVETRRDYEIEYRLVPERDQEIWISARGRGVYDEGGQLLRMHGIVQDISARKAAELALRASEERHRFLTQLSEATQPLTDPSAIMHVTARLLAEHLGVDRCAYAEVEQEAEFVITGDFPIDVPSIVGRWPVAAFGAECQRAMRANTAFIVHNVLTDSRLEPSSLPAYAATNTAAVICVPLHKAGAFTAAMAVHQTRPRLWTPVEILLVTSVVNRCWETLERARTHQAEQNWHAQVLTERGQLEEVFRLAPSFMAVLRGPEHVFERVNNRYCELVGRRELIGRPVREAIPEVSGQGFFELLDRVYKTGEPFLSPETRVWLRTASGMELEERMLEFVYQPLAGIRGEITGILVQGIDLTERRRAESSLVRITAEAERRRRLYETALSNTPDLVYVFDLDYRFTYANEALLAMWGRTWEEAIGKTCLELGYAPWHAEMHQREIDQVRATRRPIRGEVPFQGTQGRRVYDYIFVPVIGADGAVEAVAGTTRDITERQALEESLRTADRKKDEFIALLAHELRNPLAPIRTGLDLLRISLEDRALAEEVVATMEGQTEHLVRLVDDLLDISRITRGKVVLRKEPFLLSQVVQRAVDAVQALFTEAGHRLHVTLPETPVVIDADPVRITQVISNLLSNAARYTPPGGRIDLVCQIAEGELVVTVRDNGIGIPAPMLESIFELFTQVDRSVERSQGGLGIGLTLVRRLVELHGGTVSATSPGPGCGSDFVMRLPAGLARASEDAPVPARTATENSPLRVLVVDDNTDAARMLALMIERSGHLVQTAGDGEAAVHTAEAFRPHLILMDLGMPKMDGFEATAQIRRQTWGGEILIVALTGWGQEDDKRRTAASGFDQHFVKPMDLTALRKLFSQCQEATRKRLTSVGGQGTSAR, encoded by the coding sequence GTGATTTTGGAAAGTATGGGAGAGGCCGCGTTCGTCACCTGCCCCGACGGCGAAATCCGCTTTATGAATCATGCGGCGGAACTCTTAAGCGGATGGAACTCGGGAGAATCGCTGGGGCGCTCAGCCCCGGAGGTCTTTCTGCTGAGGGCCAGCGGACCAGGCACCGCTCCGCTCAACACGCTGCAGTGGGAGGAACTGTCACAACTTGGCGCCAAAGGAGAGTGCGAGGCTCGCTTGTCTCGCCGTGATGGCTGCGAACTGCCAGTCCGATTTTCGTCCCGTGAACTTTTCGACGAGAAAGGGAACGCGAAAGGATTTCTGTTTCTCTCGCGGGACATCACGCCACTGAAGCAAGTCGAGGCAACCGTTTCCGAAAGCCGAGAGCGCCTCGTTGCCGCACTGCGTGCCGCACGCATGTGCGCGTGGGACTGGGATCCGCAGTCTGACGAAATTCATGTGTCCGGAACTGCCGAAGAGGTCTTTGGACTTCCTCCAGGCATGTCGCTCGAACGAGGCTCCAGCGGCCTCAAGTTGATCCATCCCGAGGATGCGGAACGCCACCGGGAAGCGGTTCAGAACGCGGCGGCCCAGTGCGCCAGCTGGCATACACAGTTTCGCGTGATCCGGCCTCGCGATGGAGAAGTGAGCTGGCTCGAAGAACGCGCCGTGGCGCGCCGCGATCCCGCAACGGGATTGGTTTTGATCACGGGACTCGTCTGGGAAATTACCGAACGGAAACGGGCTGACGTCGAACGCGCGCGACTGGCAGAAACGCTCGGCCTGGCCGTCGACGCTGCCGACCTCGGCACTTGGGAGTGGGATCCCGCGACCGACCTCATGAACTTATCCACGCGCGCTGCACAAATGTACGGCGTCGAAGAGCGGTCGCAACACACGCGCAGTGCTCTGCGGGAGCGGTTACACCCAGACGATCGCGATCGTGCCCGCGCTGCGGCGCTCCACGCTGTCGAGACGCGCCGCGATTACGAGATCGAGTATCGGCTCGTCCCTGAGAGGGATCAGGAAATCTGGATTTCGGCGCGCGGCCGGGGCGTCTATGACGAGGGAGGGCAGCTGCTCCGGATGCACGGCATTGTGCAAGATATTTCCGCAAGAAAAGCCGCCGAATTGGCCCTGCGGGCGAGCGAAGAACGGCACCGCTTTCTCACCCAGCTTTCCGAAGCGACGCAACCATTGACCGATCCGTCTGCGATCATGCACGTCACGGCTCGGCTGCTAGCCGAGCACCTGGGGGTCGACCGCTGCGCCTACGCTGAAGTCGAGCAAGAAGCCGAATTTGTGATCACGGGCGATTTTCCGATCGACGTTCCGAGCATTGTCGGCCGCTGGCCGGTCGCCGCCTTTGGTGCAGAATGTCAACGCGCAATGCGGGCGAATACGGCCTTCATCGTGCACAACGTGCTCACTGACTCCCGACTTGAACCGTCGTCTTTACCGGCATATGCAGCGACCAATACTGCAGCGGTCATCTGTGTTCCCTTGCATAAAGCTGGCGCCTTCACCGCAGCAATGGCGGTGCACCAGACCCGCCCGCGTCTCTGGACGCCGGTCGAGATACTGCTGGTCACCTCGGTCGTGAACCGTTGCTGGGAGACCTTGGAGCGCGCGCGGACACATCAGGCGGAGCAGAACTGGCATGCCCAGGTGTTGACCGAACGCGGCCAACTTGAAGAGGTCTTCCGTCTCGCCCCCTCATTCATGGCTGTTTTGCGAGGTCCGGAGCACGTTTTTGAGCGCGTCAACAATCGCTACTGCGAGTTGGTGGGCAGGCGAGAACTGATCGGTCGGCCCGTCCGCGAGGCGATCCCTGAAGTGTCCGGTCAAGGCTTTTTTGAACTCCTGGACCGAGTCTACAAAACCGGAGAGCCGTTCCTGAGCCCCGAGACACGCGTCTGGCTGCGGACCGCGAGCGGAATGGAGCTCGAAGAGCGGATGCTTGAGTTCGTCTATCAGCCACTCGCGGGGATCCGCGGAGAGATCACGGGGATTCTCGTCCAGGGCATTGATTTAACCGAGCGGCGTCGGGCTGAGAGCAGTCTGGTCCGCATCACCGCCGAAGCGGAGCGGCGACGACGTCTGTACGAAACCGCGCTCTCGAACACTCCCGATCTCGTTTATGTTTTCGATTTGGACTACCGCTTCACTTACGCCAATGAGGCGCTATTGGCCATGTGGGGACGGACCTGGGAGGAGGCCATCGGCAAGACCTGTCTGGAGCTGGGATACGCGCCTTGGCACGCGGAAATGCACCAGCGGGAGATCGATCAGGTCCGTGCGACCCGCAGACCGATTCGCGGGGAAGTGCCGTTCCAGGGGACACAAGGACGCCGCGTTTACGATTACATTTTTGTGCCGGTGATCGGGGCGGACGGCGCGGTGGAAGCGGTGGCAGGGACGACGCGAGACATCACGGAGCGGCAGGCGCTCGAAGAATCACTACGCACCGCCGACCGGAAAAAGGATGAGTTTATTGCATTGCTGGCCCATGAACTCCGCAATCCGCTGGCGCCCATTCGCACCGGTCTCGACTTGCTGAGGATTTCGCTGGAAGATCGCGCGCTGGCCGAAGAAGTGGTCGCCACGATGGAGGGTCAGACCGAGCATCTGGTCAGACTCGTTGACGATCTCCTGGATATCTCCCGGATCACTCGCGGGAAAGTCGTACTCCGCAAAGAGCCTTTTTTGCTCTCTCAAGTGGTCCAGCGCGCCGTCGACGCCGTGCAGGCTCTCTTCACCGAGGCGGGCCATCGCCTGCACGTCACACTTCCGGAAACGCCAGTCGTAATCGACGCAGATCCTGTAAGAATCACGCAAGTCATCTCGAACCTGCTCTCGAACGCGGCGCGGTACACGCCTCCGGGTGGACGAATCGATCTGGTGTGTCAGATCGCGGAGGGCGAGCTGGTCGTCACCGTTCGCGACAACGGCATCGGCATTCCAGCACCGATGCTCGAATCCATCTTTGAGTTGTTCACACAGGTCGATCGGTCCGTCGAGCGATCGCAAGGAGGGCTTGGAATTGGACTGACGCTGGTCCGCAGGCTGGTCGAACTGCACGGCGGAACGGTGAGTGCGACTAGCCCAGGTCCGGGTTGCGGCAGCGATTTTGTCATGCGGTTGCCGGCGGGGCTCGCCCGCGCGAGCGAAGACGCGCCCGTCCCGGCTCGCACGGCAACGGAGAATTCGCCGTTGCGAGTGCTCGTCGTTGACGATAATACAGATGCCGCTCGGATGCTGGCGTTAATGATTGAACGCAGCGGACATCTCGTGCAAACGGCCGGCGACGGCGAAGCGGCGGTTCACACCGCCGAGGCGTTCCGGCCCCATTTGATTTTGATGGACTTGGGCATGCCGAAGATGGACGGTTTTGAAGCGACCGCGCAGATTCGCCGTCAGACGTGGGGAGGCGAAATCCTGATCGTCGCGCTGACAGGGTGGGGGCAGGAGGACGACAAGCGGCGGACAGCGGCGAGTGGATTTGATCAACATTTTGTAAAACCGATGGACCTGACGGCGCTGCGAAAATTGTTCTCGCAGTGTCAAGAGGCGACGCGCAAGCGCCTGACGAGCGTAGGCGGCCAGGGAACATCCGCTCGTTAA